The genomic interval CAGACCCGGGTTGTAAACTTGCCTCAAAGTAAAACTACCTAATATTAACCTACTGAATAACTGAAGTAAAATGTCATTTATCCCCCATTATCTCCATTATTTTGACCAGCTAAATGCATGTATTGCAGACATTTTTACATAGTTTCAAAGCAAACTGGACAACTCCTTGATTATATAAAATGAACCAAGTGATTTAAACAGAAGTGATGTGGGTGTACTGACTGAATCTAGAGGGTTATGTGTTGCTTTTGAATATTCAGGAGAGTTTAGCAGTACTTTCTGCAAGCAAAACGTACAATACATCCTATTCCCTCATGGTTTGAGAAGATTTTAGGCTTATTTAGATGATTTTAGTATTGCCTTTCCACAAAATAAGGACTCACAAGTTAAAGatgtataaaaaatatatatataagtggcTGAAATTGAAGTAGCAGAGGCCTATATATGCTGACTTTTCATCTCTAGTATGGATTATTTTtgaaacactggatcctacaattTCCATAATGTAATTCTGCACCGTCTTCCCTCATAGTCACCAGGATTATgttttcaaactttaaaaaaagctcCCTCGAAAGCCGCAGAAGATATTAAACTCCTCTGTTCACTGGCTGAGTAGTACCCTGTATTCAACCCTGTCAAGAGACCCCCCCACATGAATGTATCTCATGGTTTACATTATGGTTTCTCCTTTGTCACCAGGTCTCCCAGGCAGCTGCTGACCTTCAACAGTTTTGCATGCAGAATGCCTTGCAGGACCCTCTGCTCACCGGTGTGTCCTCCAGCACCAACCCCTTCAGGCCACAGAAGGTCTGCTCCTTCTTGTGAAACCTCTGCATTCATTGGTGAGTCCAGCACCCTGTTGACACATTGAATCAGTTACATTCtcatacatatactatacatcCAGCACTAAGTGGTTGGTTTCTACTTGAAGTAGCTCATGTACTGGTTAGacattttttaatgcatttttagtGAGACAAGCATTCCCTTAAGTTCCTCTTAAAAGGTTGTTGTTCAGTGACTTTAAATCACTATAATAAAGgccttttaatttgaaaggtAACTGTTAAATGATGGTGGTTTCCTCCACAATTAAAACCAGTGACTGTGGTCATCTTGAAAATGGCAACGTTAAGTTTTaactgggggaaaaaaacatctaaatattCATAGAAACTTACCAGACCTCTCCAGcataatttacttttttgttaTCTAGGCTCAATCCTAAAAATTATGATCCACgcaatatttttccaacaattttACTTCATAATGTTGCAGTTACTTttactatatacaatatatgcagCGATAGAATACAGATCACAGTAGAAAACAATAAGGCCTTTAACTATTGTCGATGGATTAACatgattcatttcatttatctgTAATCATTGAGCTTCAAactttaatatcatttatttttcttttacattggccacacatttttaaaatgtgctccttttattattatacaatgcGTCTCTATATGTACAAATTAAAGTTAATTAGGATAACCTTCATCCTAAAAAGATATCGTATAtaatatttctttacaaaaacaaaccctCTTCcgttcatttaaatacaattctcAACCatacagttttcttttcttgtccTGCAGGCCTTCATTTTGATGCTACAGGGAAAAGTTGACCTCAACACTGCTCCTCATGCCAAGCCATTATACTGCCACGGGATCTCTCAAGTGTCAAACACATTGGAATCATGTCAGGAAGATGACCATCTATTTTCAGCCACCGTAGAAGAAAGGagacagttttatttttcatggcACAGTGTGATTTTCAAGTAAATAATTGTGCCTTTTCTATTGTTCTATTTTAGTCATCACTGTTCTGgacttttttgtatttaatgaataaaaaaacattctttactactccatgttttattgattgccattttctctgtttttgcaACTCTGCAATTATTTGACAGCATTGCATGACAGACATAACTGTCCACATTATGCTGTCGGaagtattttaatgtattgaaatattaataaaagcACCTGATATGTAGATGATGGAATAGACATGCCTTTCCTATGTTTCAAGACTAAGAAGAAAACGAGATTAAACAATATACATTTTTGGGCCCAGCTGCCTAATCTGTTTGTAATCGTACAAAAATTGGATTGTGGGGGACTATGACCAATGATGGACGAAGTAAGTATTTCTACTTGTAAATTATACTCCATAGGTCTAtgtcacagaaaacattttgacttgtcgcagtaagaaaagcacaggtgtaaataacaGAATTACCAATGGCATAATTCACTAATGTTAATGGTAACgcctgtgcttttttttttatacaatgaCACGTAAAAATGTAACAAGTTGTGCATTCTAAATTGTACATATGTATTAACAGCTAGATATACGTTTGGTGTGAGACTAGTATAGAGATAAAATAAGTGACATGAATTACATTGACTTGAATGAAGGTGGAAAATGAccatttaaattgaaaaaagaCTGCAGTAAAACAAACTCGAAACAATGATTCATGAGTGTTTTCCCCCCACAATGCATTGGTTATTTTACTGTGTATATTCAAATATTCATGATTATTTCATtctatcatatttaatattaaacgGGTGGAGCTCCATAGAGTAGAACGTAAGGAAAAATACCTCAAAGTGCAGTAGttaattgattaaaatgtttgtaaatgtacataTGAATCATAGTTTTGGgtagtataatgtagtaaaaaaaaataaaaatcaaatctcttaaataaataatctctaGCATATTCATACTCTATTAATTCTCTTTGTAAATTGGATAGATTCAAAGTAGCTTCCTAAATTCAAGGTTTCAACTGTTATGGTTTTCGTTTCGTTTCATAGTAGTCGTCTAGACGTTTAGTGTTTTCTTCATATTTACAaaattcacattttcacaaattCTTTAGTGGGATAAATAGTATGCCCACTTTTGTGATGtatttctttccatttgttggggataacacatttatataggTGAAGCCATTATTAGTACATTTGtcaattttaatatttatttcgTTAGTAATCAAGTACTCAAACTGAGCAAAACATTAAGGAAGTGTATTATTGTGGGCATAGTTCGGAGCACGTGATCAACCGAAAGTGACTGATTTGGCTCTCGCGAGAAAAGAACTAACGGTTGCCAGATCCACGAACTCCAGGCACTGAACCCAGGTCAGTCTACTCGTCCCGCTCCTTCAGCGGTTACAACAGACCTCGTATACCATAACTGCAGCTCGACCAGCCGAATGAAACCGCCCTCACCAGTGTGAAGAATGAATCATGGGACAGCGTTACTGTGGAAACGACGGTAACTTCCTTTTGTTAACCTAGCATGTTAAATACGGTAAGCTAACAAAAGCAAGTGGTTAGTGAACCGACGATATGTTCAAGGTTTGCTGCATGGTATGATATATCCTGTCTTGCCGTTGTTCGTACCGGTATCAGCCTGCTGCTTGGAAACGGTTTAACGTTAGGTGATGCTAACGGCTCAACACGGTGCTCATCCTCACTGATGTGACGCTAGAACCTATTGTTAGCTGGTCTGTTTGGTCAAGAATCGGCTCAATGAAGACCGTTAGTTGAGTGGCTCCATaatctgctgcagctgaaaacaACACAAGACCACAGCTAGCATGATGATGCTCCAGCATGGGTCAACACAGCTCCTCTGCCTCACAGCCAGCAGTGGGGTTCCTCTTTTCACAAGAGGAGCCTCCAAACAGCTGCCCTTCTCTGTCATCGGCTCCCTGAATGGTGTCCACATGTTCGGGGGTGGTCAGGAAGTTGTGTTGTCCTCGTGTGAGACTGAAGGCGGGGGTAGAGTGGTGTGGAGAGTTTTCCAGGACAGTGTGATGCTCATTGCTGTGAGTGGAGGTGGACAAGGTAGTGGAGGTGGACAAGGTGGTGCAGGTGGcagcaaagaggaggaggtCCGTTTACAACGCCTCCTGGAGAATGTGTGGAGCTGCATGGTGCTGGTATTGGGCCAGGATGAGTTGACTAATGTCAGGAATGTTGAGAGGCTGAAGAGGGACTTGCGGTCCTGCTTCAGCCTCATTGATCAACTGTTGGAGGACAGGCAAGAGGGCATACTGGGTAACCTGACACACTGCGCTGATTCACTGCTGCCTCCAAACCCCACTCTTCTTCAAGAGGCTGTGGATGGCTTTGCTCAGGCATCAGACAGTGAATTTGGCTGCCTTATCGTCCATGGCCGGATAGCTGCAGCAACTGAGAAGTGGTGGCGCCTGGCACCACAGGAAGTTGTGCTGCTCTCTGCTTTGATGCGGTCCCTCTCAGCCTCTGGATCAGCCTCTTGTGATTACCCAGTTTTCCTTCCTCAGGGCAGCCCCACCGTGGCCCACCGCCTGCTCCGCTTCCAGCTGCTCCCTGgggcagatgtgtgtgtgctgtgcggCCCAACACCTTCCCTGCACAGAGCCGAGAGTGGGATAGTGGGTCGTTTCTGGACACCCCTTGTGGAGACCCTGAGAGACTGCCTGGCTGTTGGAGAGCGCTGCTTACCACCATCTGTATCATTGCGCC from Cottoperca gobio chromosome 17, fCotGob3.1, whole genome shotgun sequence carries:
- the gng5 gene encoding guanine nucleotide-binding protein G(I)/G(S)/G(O) subunit gamma-5 isoform X2, which produces MSGSSNLVAMKKVVQQLRFEASINRVKVSQAAADLQQFCMQNALQDPLLTGVSSSTNPFRPQKVCSFL
- the fuz gene encoding protein fuzzy homolog; translated protein: MMMLQHGSTQLLCLTASSGVPLFTRGASKQLPFSVIGSLNGVHMFGGGQEVVLSSCETEGGGRVVWRVFQDSVMLIAVSGGGQGSGGGQGGAGGSKEEEVRLQRLLENVWSCMVLVLGQDELTNVRNVERLKRDLRSCFSLIDQLLEDRQEGILGNLTHCADSLLPPNPTLLQEAVDGFAQASDSEFGCLIVHGRIAAATEKWWRLAPQEVVLLSALMRSLSASGSASCDYPVFLPQGSPTVAHRLLRFQLLPGADVCVLCGPTPSLHRAESGIVGRFWTPLVETLRDCLAVGERCLPPSVSLRPDVLALLLINRETRRSVSCVRTLTNHPLGDPPLPSKARCWELLKLFYIFSTTRYFTQEEALCVSPEEKAQRGNTEDFVLGFSHQPLQCYLVTEECKSYGLQTPQHQLFLLIPLSVPTFALRTVATQTLSDIVAAPGF